The sequence GTACTGGATCAGTCTCCTAACTGGTGTCCCTGCTCTGCCTTTGCACCCCTACTCTATTCCGCACATAGCAGCCTGAGTGATCACTGTACTAAGTCAAGATCATGCCATAGCTCTGTTTAAAACCCTCCAAAGGCTCCCATTTCATTCTGGGTAAAGCTGAGCCCTTCTCAGGGCCTGCAAGGCCCTCCATGATCAGGGCCTCTAGctacctctctgatctcatctcctaCCACTTTCCCTTTGCTCACTGAGttctggccacactggcctccttacAGTGACTTGAAGATCTCCATCAGGCTTCAGCCTGGGAACTTTCCCCCTGGTGCTCCCTCTGCTTCACATATCTGCATAGCTGGCTCCCTCAGTTCAGCTGTTTTCTGAAATGTCACATCAGATACGCTGTATAAAATAGTGCCCCCCCTTATCCTGCTTTATTCTTATTTGAATCACATATTGGTATCTGCCTGATTATATGATTTCCCCCTCTAGATTCTAGagtctagaatgtaagctccatgagagcagagctGTTTTGATACTGATTCCCCAGTAGCTGACACAGTGCCTAGTACTCAGTAGTCCTTATAAAATACCTGTTGAACAAACTTAAAGAGGGGATGAGACATTTCCAGAATTGTTGTAGCGATTCTCAATCACAGGGTACAGCTCCCCACTCAGGAAGACAAATCAGACAGGGGGCAGGAAGCATAGGCCTGTGTGACTGAAAAAGCCCACTAGGAGATTTTGGTAACTTTCTTATCCAGAGGTTGAGAAGCACTAAACCAAATGGAATGTTTTGCAACTATTTTCCATATAGGAAAATGAGAAACTGTTGAATATAAACTGTAATAAGTAAATTATCAAATGCCAGAGTCAAATGTAGAGACTTAGCCAGAGATGGCTATCTCTACTATTCCACTGACCTATTCAATGAAAGATTGTGGGTGATTTTTTTAGGGAGTGTGAAAAGCATGGCTTTCTTAAACATGTCttcagtaaaaatgaaataataaacatttctatAATAAATGTGGCATAACTCTTGGACttcatttagaaaagagacagaccATTTCCTCTCATTTTGGTATATGGCAAGAGGGCACATTAAATTAGTATGCAAGATTCACCTTTGGCTCAACTTGGAAATCTTTTATTGGTCTTTGTGTGTGTTATAGACTGACTCCAAGTTAGAAATGGGAGGGAACTTAGCAGGCAAATGGTCTGACCCCCTCCCTTAACAGAAAAAGGATGAGCCAGGGATCCATGATGAGCAAGCAGCCACTGCTCTCATCTCCTGAGACTAGTTTTCCGTGTGCTCCCCTCCCTATCCCTGTTGTCATAGGCTGACATGGCTTCACGTAAAGAAAGCTTTGCAATAAACATAATTCAAGTTTTGAGGAGGGAGCTGCGTCTGACTCCAGGCTTCACAATGTCCTGTCCGTATGGTCTTGGGCAGCTaagtaacctctctgagccccatcgGCGATAATCACCCAAGACTCCAAGTTCAGAACAGCTGCTTTATCACCTCACTGGCTTCTTCACTCAAAAGtcgggggaggagggggggacTTACTGGACACACTCATTCGCCCGGCCCTTATTCTGATACTCCACGATACAGCGGATCAGCTGGTCATTCTCCTCCAGGAGCTGAAAGATCATAGAAAGGGTCAGTGCAGGGCGACATGGGGACAGCGGGCTGCACTGACCCTCCCCCCACTGCTGGACTGTCCAGCCCTCCGGCTTTGTTGATTTCGTCCCCATCTCACTCCAAACCCCTGCAAGTCAACAGCTTAAGCACACCCCAAGACTCAGCGCGGATGCCGCTCACTCCAAGCAGCTCCCCGCACCCGTAGCCCTTGGGGATCTCAGTTTAAGGAACTCTTTGTCTCTGTCTGCGTTAGCGCTCACCCGCTGGATGGTCTCCTGATTGACTTCCGCCTTGCCTCTCAGCCAGTCCGGTACAAAGGCCACCGACATCCCTTGAAGCCAGATTGGAACCCTGCCTCGGACCCCGGTGACCCCCGCGCATCCAGACCGAAGCCAACCAGCAGCTGCCAAAGCAATGGGGCCGCAGCAGGACCCCACGATAGGTGGGGGCCTACGCTCTCAACGTTGATTGGGTCCTTCCGCCTGGAGGGCGGGGAACAGGAGGAACGTCACTTGCGATTGGGCGCGCAAGAGCGTCCTCCTCGGGCCCCCGCGCCTGCGGCTCAGGAGCTGTTTGCCCATCCTTTGCGTTTGCGCTGTCTGGGAAGTTAACCTGGGGGGCGGGGCCCGACGTCACCGCCTCGCCTCTTAGGCTCTGTGCGCTCTATCTGCAGGAGCACCTTGCCTGGGGTCACGTGGGAATCGTGGCTGGAACCCAGATATCTGTTTCCAAGTACACTCCTCTTTCAACATCACTCTGGTGTCTCCAGGCCTGCGTCTGGAGCTTGACCCTGGACGTTGCCTCCCGCCAAGCCAAATCCTGCAGGGCCAATGAAAACACTGGTGTCAGCTCTACTCTTTGCTGAGGGAGAAACTTGCATatataactatttttaatttggacaataataatacttattagtagtaataataatacttatttttcAACACTAAAAAGTACTATTAttttctccactttacagatgagaaaacagaggttaagtaacatgcccaaggtctCATCGCTATTGAGGGCAAAGCCACTATCTGAACACAGGCAGTTTGGCTTTAGAACccttgctcttaaccactactccataCTGCCTGTGCACTAGAGGGAGTTAGCCACAAGATACAAGGAGGAAGCTGGGCCTAACCTCCTGGGCCACAAAGTTACTGCTGGTTACTAAAACTCTGAAGTAGTtgtcttctctctgctccagcccatCCATGTTGGATATGGGCACAGGCTGGTTTTCCCTGCAGCACAAGAGTGAGCAGCAGCCACTTCATTTAGGAGGGAGATCTTGGAAGCCTTAACTCCTCAAAAGGGGTCTGGGGGCAATTCTGCCTCCTAGAGCTTCATTTCCCTGAGCAGTTGCCCTGATCCAGAGCAGGCACATTTGCTTTGCTGGGGTCTCCCTCCACAATCCTCTTATTTAACTCTGTGAGGAGACAGCTttcatcccatttcacagaggggtAAACCCAGTAAGCGAAGTGGGGCAACATGCCTGAGCTGGGCCAGGACTTGGGGCTTCCTGTTCCCCAAACCTGTACTTTAACCCTATACCAGGGTCCCTCCCCAGGAAAAGCCCACAGAGGTTCTGCAGAAAACAGAGTGAGCAGAGGAGGCACCATTAGGAGCAGGGTGCAGGGCTTGCTTAGTCCTCCTCAGTCCTATTCCTGTTTAGACAAATGACAATAACATGAGATGGTATTAAGGTGGAGCAGGTGCAGGGGGTCAACCTGGTCCAGCATACAGAGAAAGCCCTCCAGGAGAGAAAAATGTCTCAGTGTGAAGAGGAAGTGGAGGTAAAGCAGGTGGCAGATGCTCGGAGTCTGGACTCTCTCCCAGGGGCAATGGGAGCAATGGATGATTTTAGGCAGAAGTGTGATAAAGTCAGAGATGCATTATAGAGTTTTCCTGGCTGTAATATGGTGAAAGGCATGTAGGGAAGCCAGATGagaagtaaaaagatcagtgggaGGGCTGCTGCAGGGGTGCAGGCCAGAAATGGTGGGAACAATGAACaaagaagtgtgtgcatttgaaagACATTAGGAGTAGGCTTGACAGGCCTTAATGACTTcatgggggagagggagagggagaagaaggaatgaGGGGTGACTTCCAGGGTTCTGGCTTGAGCAACCGAGAGACTGGTGATGCCATTTATGGAGGTAGGGAACAGCAGCAAAGAAGCTGGACTGGAAGTGAGAGTGATAAATTCAGCTGTAGACTTGTGCAGTTTGAGGTGATGTCAAATGGAGATGTTGAAGCTTGTGACTGGCTATTTGGGTCTGGAACTCAGGACCAACAGCTGGGCTGGCAGTATAAGCTTTGAGAAGCATCACTTATAGAAAATGACTGGAACCATGCAGTGGGTAAGACTGCTCAAGGAGAGTGTGTTGGTTTCCCTCATGGCAGAGGAAAAGAAGCTACAAAGGAGAACGAGGGGAGAAAGAGACCAGAAATATAAGAGGAAATCCAGGAGAGTGAAGGGGTCATGTAGCTTAAGAAAAAAGAGGGACTGAGACAGCAAGATAAGACAGCAACGACACACGCTGTTGAAAGGTCAAGCAAGATAAAGactagatctttttttttttttttaaacattggcacctgagctaacatctattgccaatcttctggggttttttttcttttctttctccccaaagccccctagtacatagttgtatattctagttgtaggtccttctagttgtgctgtgtgggatgttgcctcagcatggtttgatgagtggcaccatgtctgcgcccgggatccgggccagcacaaccctaggctgccgaaagtgcgtgcgcgaacttaaccacttggccacagggccagcccggaGACTAGATCTTTAATGTCCTTAATGAGGGAAATTTCAGTGATGTGGTGAGGCAGAAGTCAGAATTGCAGGAGACTGAGAAATTCAGGGAAAGATGAAGCAATGGAGTCTTCAAATGTAGGCCAGTTTTTCCAAGAAGTTTGGCTGTAAAGGGGAAAAGCGAAAGAAGTTGGTAGTTGGAGGGAGAGACGTTGGCAGGAGCTGAGGGACATCACTTTAATGGCTGCTCTTTCCTGGTTGAAGGAGGCatgggagagaaaggggcagggCTGAAGAGTGGAAGATCTGGGGAACATGCAGGAGATTTTGAAGTTAGTGTTGGGGAGAATTGGAGAGAGAGCTGACCTGGCAAACACAGGACTGCTGGGCAGTGTGGAGAACCTGGTTGAGGCTGGCAACGTACATATATAGTACTGATCTGTGTGGTCATGAGATTTTGTCCAGCAGCACTTACAGCCCAGGAGCAGATTCAGAGAAggcagaggttggatttctccagTGTTGGAGTGCTGCCAGGCAGGTGTGACAGAAGGATAACTGCACAATAGAGGTAAGCATATTGAGAAGAATGGGATGGAAGTGATGGACTCTGGACTTTCAGCTGATGGGGAAGGAAATGAAGACCGGGTAGGACAAGTGGACTGGAGGCTTCTGCAGGCCAGAGAACAGTGGGAGGAATTCAGAGAACAGCTGAAGGACAGGTCAGAGCTCAGATATCTGCATTGCCAACTTCAGAGGTGGAGCTCTTCTGTGGTGATGCAGCAGTCTAGGGTGTGACCCTGGAAGGGATGAAGAGGCCTAGAAGAGAAAGCCTCTGGAGCTTGGAGCCAAAATGACCAAAAACTGGAGAAGAGGGCTAGGACTTCAGCTTCCACATCTCACCAGTTTCCCAATCCACTGTGGTGCCTGAGCCACACCAACTGCACCATCAGAGGGTGCAAGGCCCTATTCTAAAGCACTCACACTGCAGGTTCTGAGAGCGCGAGGGCTCACGTGTGAAAGCTCTAAGTTTTTGTGGGTCTAGCTCCAATTTTTTCTCTCCATCTAGGCCAAAACCTTGTATTTCGTGACCTGTGGAGTGAAGGACAGGTCTTCATTCACCTGTGTGAAGGCACTTTTGAGAGGGCATTCTAGCCTCTTTCCTGGTACATACTGCAGGGGTTTCAACCTCTTTTACCAACCAAATctcatgatttttctcctttgtgccTTTGATGACCTAGCCTCATGATCACTTGTCACACAGGCCAACCCTGACTCAATTGTGGGAGAGGactacacaagggtgtgaataccaggatGTGGGGATCCCTGGAGGCCATTTTGGACTCTATCATAACtctcttccattttcattttgtaatttttctctgtCTATATAAGTCCTGCTTCAGTTTTCACCCATGTGGTGATGACTTTCAAAAGTCTATGTCCAGCCCGGACCTCTACATTGAACTTCAACCCGTACATTCAACTGTGTACGCCGACATCCCAACCAGAAGTCTCAAAGGTGCCTCAAATTCACGTTGTCTAAGATGGACCTAGTGATCTATCTTCTCTGCAAAATCAAATCCTCTTCCAGTGTTCTCCATACCTATGAATCCCTCCTTTCACTCAAGGCTGAACAATGGCATCATCCTTGAAGCTATTTTGTCCCTCTTTCACATTCAATTCATCACCGAGGCTTGTTGATTTTGTTCCTACATTTCTCTGCAGACTGCCCAGTTCTCTGCCTCTTCACCAGCACTTCAGTAAACGCCAGCTCCATCTTCTTTTCCCTAGACCACTGCACTGGCTTCCCAGCTGGGCCCACCACAACTTCATGAGCCTTCTCCATTTTGATCTTAACTTCAGCAGCCAAAGAGATTTTTACAAAATgcaaatttcatcatttttctactatcctaaactttctaccatAGCTGCAAGATCCTACATGGTTTTACCTCTTCTAGTCTCTCTAGTGGCTCTCACTTTACTCCTTTACTCTCTAAACActgagtttctcttctttctttcctttttttatggcaaaatatacataacatgaaatttaccattttaaccatttaaaaaatatatattcaactgtacactttatttcatttttttgtttttttgtttttgtttttgtgaggaagattggccccgagctaacatctgttgccaatcttcctctttttgcttgaggaagattgtggctgagctcacatctgtgccaatcttcctctcttttatgtgggacactgccacagcatggtttgactaGCGGTGCTAGGTCCGGACCTgggaacccaggccgctgaagtggagtgctggaacttaaccactatgccactgcgcCCGgccccattttaaaatgtatagttCTGTGACAGTTaggacatttacattgttgtgcaaccatcaccaccatccatttgcacaactttttcatcttccccaactgaaattCTGTGcctattaaacactaactccccatccccctctctgagcttcttttCACCCCTCAAAGGAGACCCGCTGTCTTCTACATACAGTTCTTTATGCATACTGTTCTCTCTGTTCGAAAGACTCTTCTTGCCTTTGCCTAGTTAGCTACCGCTCAGCCAGTGTCATGTTCTCAGGGCAGCCTCCTTGGACCGCGAGTCCAGGCCAGAATCTCCTGTAAATTCTCTCAAAAACCTTGCTCCTCTCTGAAGAGCACGTATCTCAGTTGGTATTTAAATATGTGTTGTGAAATTGTTTGATGTGTGCTCtcactctgccctcctctcttaACATAGTTCTTAGTGTCAGGGGTTCCTCGCTGTGTCCCTAGTGCCTGGCAttgtgtctggcacagagcaggtgctcaaagtttgttgaatggataaagggACAAACTCTGTTCCCCAATCTCCCTTCAGCCGGCCATCCATCTGCGAGGGCTTCCGCCTCTAGGCTGGAGTGTGTCCCGCTGGAGTCGGACTTTGGCACCTCATCCAGGGTGGCAGGAGGCTCTGCTCTTTGGTTTGCCTATCTCAGATCTCACGCCTAAACGAGCAGACAGCTGGATCCACGCCCCGGGCGTGTCGCGCCGTCCCGCGGAACCTCCCCGCCTCCGCTTGTCAGTGCTATCCACTATCCCAGCAGGACACGAGCTTAGACTACGAAGCCTCCTCGCATCTCCGGACGTGGAAATTTCAGGCTTGGACTGCAAACCCACGCGGGTGAGAGCTGGGAGATGGGAAAGAAGCTGGAACCTGCGCGCCCCAACCACGCCCCCTCTACTTTTGGGTCGCAGCCCTTTAAGAACCATTTCATTCACGACTCCGTCAGGAACGGGAGGTGGAGGCGCTCCAGGATTGGCCGGTTCTGCGGCTGTCGCTTAGCAGCAGCGAATGGAAGTTCACGAATTGCGCATGCGCACCGTCGCCTACCTGCGCCTGGGCCGCCGGCTACTGGGGCCGGTCCACCCGGTGGGCTAAGGTTGCGGAGGAGGCTGCGGGGGGCGCGGCGGCGCGGCAGGAGGACGCTGACTCCCAGAGGCTGCGTTCGGGGCGAGGTGAGGGCTGGCGGGCGGAGGCGGGCGCCACGGCCCGCTAGCTGAGCGCAGGCGGGGTTCGGTGTAGCGCAGGGCGGGCCTGGAGATGGAGGCGGCCCCGGGCCCgcctcgccccgccccgccctcaggCCCGGTTTAGCCTCACGGGCTTTGTGGGGCTTCCTGGAGTCGTCTGTTTCCCTTTCTTACGCCGGCTACTCTGCAGACTCCGGGACTGACGGCCCGAGGCGCGCGCCTGCGGGAACCCTCAGTTGACAGACGCGAGTCGAGCTCTGCCCCCAGTGGGAGGAGTCGGGGTGTGTCCAAAAGAGAGAGGGGGGCGATTGTTTCCTTAATTATCCACGAAGCTAACGTTAGagtattgtttaattttaatagtaaacTTCCCTTAGCATGCAGATATTATAAGACTTGGTTTACCACATGCAGGGTGCACTGGACTAGCTTTTCTGAACATCAGGCGTAAGAGGTGATGTACATTTGTGTCCGTTATAGGCTTACATCTAGACTTCTAGAACCGGAAGGATAAAGCCCTCCGTGAAAAACTGGGTTTGTAGAAATCAAAGCCATAAAAGCATATTTCCAGTGGTGGAGAGTAATTGGTGAGATTTGTGACATggtcagaggaaaaataaagctcaGACCGACAGATAGGGTAAATCTTCATTAAATTTTATGAAGCAAGGAATTAATGTTGATAAGGATAGTTTGAGTAAAATGAAAATCTAGGTAATTGAAAGTGGTTTAATATTGCTAAatagaattaaattgacataataGAGTTTGCTCTGGAAAATACTTTATAGACGATGTTGTTATACCTCTAAGTGTTTGTCTTTACAACACAGAGGACATGTTGGAGTAGCAAAGTTTTTTATTCCTGGAAGGAGCCTCAGAGATCAACTGCATCCAAAATGTGATTGATGGTCAGAGAGGAAAACTGACTTATTCAAAGTAATACAGTGAGTAAGAAGCGCTTGTAACAAGCTTAAGTCTAAGGCTTGGCTCTTTCTGTTGACAGGTCTCTGGTTAGTTTTGAGTGTTAGTGCTCTAAGAGAAAGATTTGTTTGAGGGAAATAGAGTAGCTGTAATCGCAAAGATTGGATTTAGAGAAGCGGAGTGTAGTGGAAAGATCATAGGCTTTTGAATATTTCAGGTAAGGAagtttgggtttgaatcctggctctaccacttgaGCCTTGGAGCTACAGTTTTCCCACCTGTGGAGTGTGGATTATGCCGACCTTATAGATAGTTATGAGCATTAAATAACATTATCAGTGGAAAagttcctagcacagtgcctgccatatAATATTAGTTGCTATCAAGTTCAGTCTCCTACTCTTCTTAGCTCCTAAGAAGTAACAGAGTTGATCTTCATCCTCCTCCCCACTTCATCCCCAAGCAACATGGAACAAAGGAGCCTGCGTGACTTACAAATTACATAACCAGTTTTCAAGTCCTATGGCTGAAGGTGAATTCAATAAGGGTGACATAACTCAATTTTGTCTTCTGTACTGTGTATTTGAGGAATGGGCAATATGCCTTATGGTGAACACTTGTGTTTCAATATTTGTGTGCCAAATGAAACTTGTTTTGCTTATATAAATTAACATTTTGCAAGGCTGGTCATTtaatgctgtttttctttccccctttctctctctctttcagaagGAGGAGGGGTAGTGTATGTGGTAGGGATTTGGGAGAGGGTTAAGggtaaagaggagagaaaaaaccaGTGGGAACAAGGGTGGCCTCCACCTAGACACAAAGTGTTTGCTGGTAGAATAGGGATAATCTATGACATGAGCAGTTTATAAATAGAGCTGAGAAGAGGATTTAGGAAATAGGGGAGGCAGATTAAAATAGAGTTTTTGTAAAACCTAGTAGTAACTTGGATGCTGTATGTTTGATTGCTACTTCTGTTTGTGCTTTTAAGAAATTCCATCTATAtaaacttctttctctttttctctccaaggaGAGATTTTTTGTGAAAAAGTGTTCAAAATAGAGATTAGCATATGGCAATATCTGCAAACCCACATTTCTTGTTTTAGTGAACAAAActaaggcagcccttaggtcattcattcatttacttggcaGATTTTATTAAGGGCTTcctttatgtgccaggcatggtgccaGGTTCCAAGGTCTACTGCCCTTTAGAAGGAGCTGGTAAGACCTAGAAGACAGATGTGTCTCTGTGTGAGCCCTCCGAGGGCTCCCTATGTAATTggtaatacatttttttaataattgatgCATGATATTCCAGATTTATACCACAGCTTTCCTGTTTTAAACTGAATACTAGTTATCTGCAAGcagcttttattttaatgaatccTGAGATTATATAGTACTTTACAGTTTGGAAATGTCATGTGTTATGGAGCTGCTCACTATAAAACATCGCCCTCAACATTCATGCATAAATCATCAGAACCACGGTTAATTAGCAGAAAAGATTATTGTTCTACTAGtggagatatttaaaaatgacatttaaacatAAGAAGCAAGTGTGAGCATAATTTAAGTAAGTGATATAAAGACCTTAAGTTAATACTTTTTTTCagcttgaattttaaaataattgtagttGCAGGGtgtgcaaagatagtacagagaggtccTGTATACCCTTCACCTAGTTTCCCCTGTTGgttacatcttacataactatagtacaatatcaattgtaagaaattaacattggtataaCATGTGTATAGTTACTTGTCATTTTATGAAATGAGTAGATTCCTATAGCTACCACCGCAATCAAGATACAGGCttattccatcaccacaaagactTCTTGCTATCCCTTTATAGTCACACCCATTCCCCTCCTCCCCGCTATCCCTAACCTTTTGCAACCACTAATCAGTTCTCCAtctctaattttgtcattttgagaatgttctataaaAGGATTCATATAGTACGTGACCTTtggagattggcttttttcactcaacacaaTGCGCTTGAGATCCATCCAGTTGTTCTGTGTTTCAGTAGttcatttttactgctgagtagtattccatggtattaATGTACTATGTTTTGATTGAGCATTCACTATTTgtaggacattttggttgtttccagtttttggctcttacaaataaagctgctatgcaCAATTGTACACACGCTTTTATGTAGACAtaaattttcatctctctgggataaatgtccaGGAATGTGATTGaaagatcatatggtaattgcatgtttagttttaaaagaaactgccaaactgttttccagagtgactgtaccattttatagtcccaccagtaatgtatgagagATCCAGTTCCTCTGCATGCTTGCCATCATTTGgtattgttactttttaaaattttaggtgttctgataggtgtgtagtatTATCTCATTGTAATGTTAAGTTGCATTTCCCTTAACACTCAGTGGTGCTGAACATCGTTTTgtgtgctcatttgccatctgtgtatcctctttggtgaaatgtctgttcacgtacTTTGCCCGTTTTCTAGCTGGattgttttttttgctgttgagttttgatagtttttttaaattctagagtCCCTTATCACACATGTGGTTtacgaatattttctcccagtctttagtttgtcttttcatcctcttcacatGGACTTTTGcagagtaaaagtttttaattttgatgaaatcctaTTTACTCGTTTTTCTTTTATgggttgtgcttttggtgtcatgccTAAGAACTCTTCCCCAAGTCCTAAAGATTTTCTTCTACGGTTTCTTcacttttatagttttactttgtATATTAAATTTATGATatactttgagttgatttttatgtaaggtgtgaggtttaggccaagggttttttttttttttttttttgcctatggatattCATTGCTCCAGctccatttcttgaaaagactattttcctccatcctccattgaattgtttttgcaccattgtcaaaaatcatttggctGTACTTGTGTAGGTCTAttgctgggctctctattctgttccattgatctatttgtctgttcctctgccaataccacacagtcttgattattgtagctgtATGATAAGTCTTGAAATAGGGTAATGTGGTTCCTTCCACgttattctttttcagaattgttttagcTCTTTTAGTTTCtatgcctttctatataaattttagattaaTTTTATCTATATCTACAAAGAACCTTGCTGATATTTTTACAGGAAT is a genomic window of Equus asinus isolate D_3611 breed Donkey chromosome 21, EquAss-T2T_v2, whole genome shotgun sequence containing:
- the SS18L2 gene encoding SS18-like protein 2; amino-acid sequence: MSVAFVPDWLRGKAEVNQETIQRLLEENDQLIRCIVEYQNKGRANECVQYQHVLHRNLIYLATIADANPTSASKTME